In Yarrowia lipolytica chromosome 1F, complete sequence, a genomic segment contains:
- a CDS encoding uncharacterized protein (Compare to YALI0F22495g, similar to Saccharomyces cerevisiae TOP3 (YLR234W); ancestral locus Anc_8.414, similar to uniprot|O60126 Schizosaccharomyces pombe DNA topoisomerase III (EC 5.99.1.2)) — protein sequence MKVLCVAEKPSVAKAVCNILGGGFTTRHTANKFVKNYDFQYDFPGWGRCDCTMTSVLGHLTDSEFVSEDARKFGYNAARLFTEPITTQVKADMRKCADNIVKEARHARKLLIWTDCDREGEYIGWEIVQEAIKGNPNIEVKRAIFSDLEKTHVHQAARSLRELDMNAVNAVAARMEIDYRTGFAFTRLQTLHIQRKFAQLSKSVISYGSCQFPTLGFIVDRYLARENFVPEPFWYMTLKCKVGRKQMALTSKRGHIFDRASAVALYARVCESGVLPKVTNLSSRPTSKYRPLPLTTVELLKLGSKSLKLPSKTVLKLAEELYQQSFISYPRTETDQFSNDIDLMPLLAKQKNSPTWGDYASTLVDGDAFSPPRWGRHNDKAHPPIHPIAHCANFKSNDHKRVYELIARHFMACCSKDAKGQQSNVDVDWYGEQFSATGLVILETNFLDIYPYVKWTGSGELPAGLEVGKELPIVESMLAEGTTTPPSLLTEPELLSLMDMNGIGTDATMAEHISTVVNREYILRCNAQGRPVQGRAKAEYFTPSPLGQALVEGYDSIGLDRSLTKPFIRRDLESQLGQVAKGEASKDAVVESALIAFKDMFDLTKTEIVKLERAIRQRVA from the coding sequence ATGAAGGTGCTATGTGTGGCGGAAAAACCGAGCGTCGCCAAAGCTGTCTGCAACATCCTCGGCGGAGGATTTACTACTAGACACACAGCCAACAAGTTTGTTAAAAACTATGACTTTCAGTATGACTTTCCTGGCTGGGGAAGGTGCGATTGCACCATGACTTCGGTTCTAGGACATCTGACAGACTCGGAATTCGTCAGCGAAGATGCGCGGAAGTTTGGTTACAATGCCGCCAGACTCTTCACTGAGCCCATTACCACCCAGGTGAAGGCTGACATGAGAAAGTGTGCTGACAATATCGTCAAGGAAGCGCGACACGCACGCAAGCTACTCATTTGGACGGATTGCgatcgagaaggagagtACATTGGATGGGAAATCGTGCAGGAGGCGATCAAAGGGAACCCCAACATCGAAGTCAAGCGGGCCATCTTCTCTGATCTGGAAAAGACCCATGTCCACCAAGCGGCTCGAAGTCTACGGGAATTGGATATGAATGCAGTCAACGCGGTAGCCGCCCGGATGGAGATTGATTACAGAACGGGATTTGCGTTCACTCGACTGCAAACCCTGCACATCCAAAGGAAGTTTGCGCAGCTGAGCAAATCTGTCATTTCATACGGATCATGTCAGTTTCCCACGCTGGGATTCATCGTCGACCGGTATCTTGCCCGCGAAAATTTTGTGCCGGAACCTTTTTGGTACATGACGCTGAAATGCAAGGTAGGAAGGAAGCAGATGGCTCTGACATCGAAGAGAGGACACATATTTGACAGAGCGTCTGCCGTGGCCCTATACGCCCGTGTCTGTGAGTCAGGAGTCCTTCCGAAAGTAACAAACTTGAGTTCAAGACCGACTTCGAAATACCGACCTCTGCCTCTGACAACggttgagctgctcaagctcgGATCTAAGTCACTCAAGCTGCCATCTAAGACAGTTCTCAAACTGGCCGAAGAGCTGTATCAACAGTCGTTCATCTCGTACCCGCGTACAGAAACAGATCAGTTTAGCAACGACATAGATCTCATGCCGTTGCTGGCTAAACAGAAGAACAGTCCAACATGGGGAGATTATGCAAGTACTCTGGTAGACGGAGATGCATTTAGTCCACCTAGATGGGGTCGTCACAACGATAAAGCGCATCCCCCAATCCACCCTATCGCTCACTGTGCTAATTTCAAGTCCAACGATCACAAAAGGGTGTATGAGCTGATTGCTCGACATTTCATGGCATGTTGTTCCAAAGATGCCAAGGGTCAACAGAGTAATGTGGACGTGGATTGGTATGGCGAGCAGTTCTCAGCCACTGGCCTAGTCATTCTCGAAACCAACTTCCTCGACATCTATCCCTATGTCAAGTGGACGGGATCAGGGGAGCTTCCTGCGGGACTTGAAGTCGGCAAAGAACTACCAATTGTTGAGAGTATGCTGGCAGAGGGAACTACCACGCCCCCGAGTCTTCTCACTGAACCTGAACTGCTGTCGCTGATGGACATGAATGGAATTGGTACCGATGCCACTATGGCAGAACATATCAGTACAGTCGTCAACCGTGAATACATTCTCCGGTGCAACGCACAGGGCCGTCCAGTACAGGGCCGAGCCAAAGCCGAATACTtcactccttctcctctaGGGCAGGCATTGGTGGAGGGCTACGATTCTATTGGTCTGGATCGGTCACTCACAAAACCGTTCATTCGTCGAGATCTCGAATCCCAGCTTGGCCAAGTAGCCAAGGGCGAAGCATCAAAGGACGCAGTGGTAGAGTCAGCTCTGATCGCGTTCAAAGACATGTTTGATTTGACCAAGACCGAGATTGTGAAACTGGAGAGGGCGATTCGACAGAGAGTTGCGTAG
- a CDS encoding uncharacterized protein (Compare to YALI0F22517g, similar to Saccharomyces cerevisiae FCY1 (YPR062W); ancestral locus Anc_3.351, similar to uniprot|P78594 Candida albicans FCY1 Cytosine deaminase (Cytosine aminohydrolase)) — translation MALDDAKYMAMAIEQATKSKNEGGIPIGAVLVAGDGTVLGKGHNRRIQHGSAVHHGEIDALQNAGRLAGKVYKDATMYTTLSPCDMCTGACIMFGVKRVVMGENDTFVGGDDYLRARGIEVVNLKNDECKQLMDEFITAHPEEWNEDIGV, via the exons atggCTCTGGACGACGCAAAATACATGGCCATGGCCATCGAGCAGGCCACTAAGA GTAAAAACGAGGGAGGTATTCCCATTGGTGCTGTTCTGGTTGCTGGAGACGGTACTGTGCTCGGAAAGGGACACAACCGACGAATCCAACACGGCTCCGCCGTACACCACGGTGAAATTGACGCTCTTCAGAACGCTGGTCGACTCGCTGGAAAGGTTTACAAGGACGCTACCATGTACACCACACTGTCTCCCTGTGATATGTGCACCGGAGCTTGTATCATGTTTGGAGTCAAGCGTGTTGTCATGGGTGAGAACGACACCTTTGTAGGCGGGGATGATTACCTGCGAGCCCGAGGAATCGAGGTggtcaacctcaagaacgACGAGTGCAAGCAATTGATGGACGAGTTCATCACTGCCCACCCGGAAGAATGGAACGAAGATATTGGAGTTTAA
- a CDS encoding uncharacterized protein (Compare to YALI0F22539g, similar to Saccharomyces cerevisiae PEX3 (YDR329C); ancestral locus Anc_5.372, uniprot|Q874C0 Yarrowia lipolytica Pex3p) — protein sequence MAVSYVIVSSSAFQLLCTVFNHLPPCPTPRTIRVYHSQLNCLHIYTSDYTTMDFFRRHQKKVLALVGVALSSYLFIDYVKKKFFEIQGRLSSERTAKQNLRRRFEQNQQDADFTIMALLSSLTTPVMERYPVDQIKAELQSKRRPTDRVLALESSTSSSATAQTVPTMTSGATEEGEKSKTQLWQDLKRTTISRAFSLVYADALLIFFTRLQLNILGRRNYVNSVVALAQQGREGNAEGRVAPSFGDLADMGYFGDLSGSSSFGETIVDPDLDEQYLTFSWWLLNEGWVSLSERVEEAVRRVWDPVSPKAELGFDELSELIGRTQMLIDRPLNPSSPLNFLSQLLPPREQEEYVLAQNPSDTAAPIVGPTLRRLLDETADFIESPNAAEVIERLVHSGLSVFMDKLAVTFGATPADSGSPYPVVLPTAKVKLPSILANMARQAGGMAQGSPGVENEYIDVMNQVQELTSFSAVVYSSFDWAL from the coding sequence ATGGCTGTAAGTTATGTGATTGTCAGTTCTTCGGCCTTCCAACTCCTATGCACCGTCTTCAATCATCTACCCCCGTGCCCCACACCCCGCACTATTAGAGTTTATCACAGTCAGCTAAACTGCTTGCACATCTACACCTCTGACTACACCACCATGGATTTCTTCAGACGGCACCAGAAAAAGGTGCTGGCACTGGTAGGTGTGGCGCTGAGTTCCTACCTGTTTATCGACTATGTGAAGAAAAAGTTCTTCGAGATCCAGGGTCGTTTGAGCTCGGAGCGAACCGCTAAACAGAATCTCCGGCGCCGATTTGAACAGAACCAGCAGGATGCAGATTTTACAATCATGGCTCTGCTATCCAGCTTGACGACACCGGTAATGGAGCGTTACCCCGTCGACCAGATCAAGGCAGAGTTACAGAGCAAGAGACGCCCCACAGACCGGGTTTTGGCTCTCGAGAGCtccacctcgtcctcagCTACCGCACAAACCGTGCCCACCATGACAAGTGGCGCCACAGAGGAGGGCGAGAAGTCGAAAACACAGTTGTGGCAGGATCTCAAGCGAACGACCATTTCCCGAGCGTTTTCTCTTGTCTATGCAGATGCACTTCTTATTTTCTTCACGCGTTTGCAGCTCAACATTCTAGGACGACGAAACTACGTCAACAGTGTTGTCGCTCTGGCGCAGCAGGGCCGAGAGGGTAATGCCGAGGGTCGAGTGGCGCCCTCGTTTGGTGATCTTGCAGATATGGGCTATTTCGGCGACCTTTCAGGCTCGTCCAGCTTCGGAGAAACTATTGTCGATCCCGATCTGGACGAACAGTACCTTACCTTTTCGTGGTGGCTGCTGAACGAGGGATGGGTGTCGCTGAGCGAGCGAGTGGAGGAAGCGGTTCGTCGAGTGTGGGACCCCGTGTCACCCAAGGCCGAACTTGGATTTGACGAGTTGTCGGAACTCATTGGACGAACACAGATGCTCATTGATCGACCTCTCAATCCCTCGTCGCCACTCAACTTTCTGAGCCAGCTGCTGCCACCacgggagcaggaggagtacGTGCTTGCCCAGAACCCCAGCGATACTGCTGCCCCCATTGTAGGACCTACCCTCCGACGGCTTCTGGACGAGACTGCCGACTTCATCGAGTCCCCTAATGCCGCAGAGGTGATTGAGCGACTTGTTCACTCCGGTCTCTCTGTGTTCATGGACAAGCTGGCTGTCACGTTTGGAGCCACACCTGCTGATTCGGGTTCGCCTTATCCTGTGGTGCTGCCTACTGCAAAGGTCAAGCTGCCCTCCATTCTTGCCAACATGGCTCGACAGGCTGGAGGCATGGCCCAGGGATCGCCGGGCGTGGAAAACGAGTACATTGACGTGATGAACCAAGTGCAGGAGCTGACCTCCTTTAGTGCTGTGGTCTATTCATCTTTTGATTGGGCTCTCTAG
- a CDS encoding uncharacterized protein (Compare to YALI0F22561g, no similarity): MCPCPCYIHQMVLFQKTRRLVKKVHNAMHYRESSVSDDEFECLASPVGSFEVKSVTRDTPSNDYYCKDMVKCIPPSYDLDHPNYTNLNTPPLTPTTPSYTLALTTHTVSSTSLPSIAPLVSSQVVDDNFPVQDYTKWEAQYGHSVCQDCLVCTRPFCRGDQIRELPCSSTLPHIFHSSCLFDWLTQSHLSCPTCDREVL, encoded by the coding sequence ATGTGTCCGTGTCCATGTTACATTCATCAAATGGTGCTGTTCCAAAAAACACGACGGCTGGTCAAAAAGGTACACAATGCTATGCACTACCGAGAGAGCAGCGTGAGCGACGACGAATTTGAATGCTTGGCTAGTCCAGTGGGCAGCTTTGAGGTCAAGAGTGTGACACGAGATACTCCCTCCAACGATTACTACTGCAAAGACATGGTTAAATGCATTCCTCCTAGCTATGATCTCGACCACCCCAACTACACCAATCTGAACACTCCGCCATTGACTCCAACGACTCCATCCTACACTCTTGCTCTGACAACACACACCGTCTCAAGCACTTCTTTACCGTCCATTGCGCCGCTGGTTTCGTCGCAAGTTGTGGACGACAACTTCCCCGTGCAGGATTACACCAAGTGGGAGGCTCAATATGGCCACTCTGTCTGTCAGGACTGTCTGGTGTGTACCAGACCCTTTTGCCGGGGCGACCAGATCCGAGAGCTGCCCTGTTCAAGCACCCTTCCCCATATTTTCCACTCCAGTTGTCTGTTTGACTGGCTTACACAAAGCCATCTGAGTTGCCCTACTTGCGACAGAGAGGTCTTGTAG
- a CDS encoding uncharacterized protein (Compare to YALI0F22583g, no similarity) — translation MSLDRSKYYGHWVPLSCYDIQRLDRKAVSRSESNTRKNYASRLIHFYKTHPITHIRLTGSVMSVDVRTINNDIHGKLSVSLEVDDGSGETVVASFLWRGDMGSVKAHYDKLLHKTVSVRGTPFTRFWNEGKVVSLDLKSVDLLDFAGEMEAIDNRMYTLEQLNLSPAFDYTHELPEEEQADVKFLDYEVMSFKNAVSFTDVEKAVIVEDKNGGKVQGKEQKDKKEKGTGAEHKGDTEELGRKDNEREKDKGAIEEVAEVQDHPQYPNLAQLFRLPSAGKAQKTVQLPDEVIVIEEDEDSQDMVDKTNRHGESNGHSEIERHTDLAEVIDVEEIDILEQELDEPVTEQTPEKTSVKFTRQVAGQSTEKSERTDHNNNSLEAVTIEPPADTGGHVEVLSSDSDIQFGIMNKFILGKSSSPDGGASTSSSPIVVEFSSSNSKDGSQSQEFQIIKKLPKSAKKPSSEPSTHPTPQKTKITPTKSCPKFKYTDFPALKRRRYTPDTA, via the coding sequence ATGTCGCTGGACAGGTCGAAGTACTATGGCCATTGGGTTCCTCTCAGTTGCTACGATATCCAGCGACTAGATCGTAAAGCGGTCTCTCGTTCTGAGAGTAACACCCGGAAGAACTACGCGTCACGTCTGATTCATTTCTACAAGACCCATCCCATTACTCACATTCGACTGACAGGCTCAGTCATGTCTGTTGATGTGCGAACTATCAACAACGATATCCATGGCAagctgtctgtgtcactgGAGGTTGACGACGGGTCGGGAGAGACAGTAGTGGCATCATTCCTTTGGAGAGGAGATATGGGAAGTGTTAAAGCCCATTATGACAAGCTGTTACACAAGACTGTGTCTGTTCGAGGTACGCCTTTCACTCGCTTCTGGAATGAAGGCAAGGTTGTGTCGCTGGATCTGAAGAGTGTTGATTTGCTCGATTTCGCAGGCGAGATGGAAGCGATAGACAACCGCATGTACACGTTGGAACAACTCAATCTGTCCCCAGCATTTGATTACACGCATGAACTTCCAGAGGAGGAGCAAGCTGATGTCAAGTTTCTCGACTACGAGGTCATGAGTTTCAAGAACGCGGTGAGTTTCACCGACGTCGAGAAGGCTGTGATTGTTGAGGACAAGAATGGAGGAAAGGTGCAAGGAAAGGAGCAGAAGGATaagaaagaaaaaggaaCTGGAGCCGAGCATAAAGGAGATACTGAAGAGTTGGGGAGGAAGGATAACGAAAGAGAAAAGGATAAAGGAGCGATCGAAGAAGTGGCCGAGGTACAGGACCACCCGCAATATCCCAACCTGGCACAGCTGTTTAGACTACCGAGTGCAGGcaaggcccagaagacTGTGCAGCTACCAGACGAAGTAATTGTCATcgaggaagatgaagattcTCAGGATATGGTGGATAAGACCAACCGTCATGGTGAATCTAACGGGCACTCTGAGATTGAACGCCATACTGACCTGGCCGAAGTGATAGATGTCGAGGAGATCGATATTCTCGAACAAGAACTGGATGAGCCAGTTACTGAACAAACTCCCGAGAAAACTTCTGTGAAATTCACTAGACAAGTCGCTGGGCAATCTACAGAGAAATCTGAACGAACGGATCATAACAACAACTCCCTTGAAGCTGTCACCATTGAGCCACCTGCAGACACTGGTGGACATGTGGAGGTTCTCTCTTCTGATTCAGATATCCAGTTCGGTATTATGAACAAGTTCATTTTGGGAAAGTCGTCATCCCCTGATGGAGGAGCTTCGACTTCCTCTTCCCCTATTGTTGTAGAGTTTAGCAGTTCAAACTCCAAGGATGGCTCGCAAAGCCAGGAATTCCAGATCATAAAGAAGCTACCAAAGAGCGCAAAGAAACCATCATCCGAGCCATCTACACATCCAACACCTCAGAAGACGAAAATCACTCCTACGAAGTCTTGTcccaagttcaagtatACCGATTTTCCAGCATTGAAACGTCGAAGATACACCCCTGATACGGCGTGA
- a CDS encoding uncharacterized protein (Compare to YALI0F22605g, similar to CA1311|IPF14233 Candida albicans IPF14233 and DEHA-IPF10476.1 Debaryomyces hansenii), which translates to MSVHEDRYQRRTTTTSYTHTPTNLSHAMERHPITCHILDTTRGRPAENVLCQIYRIGNVSGGPQRATSETEALGKARTNKDGRVALWTLENSFPEFTTAPLPGLYKIRFETEQYFVTAANGDVEKTKSFFPFVDVHFTIPSPADAHYHIPLLISNYSYSTYRGS; encoded by the coding sequence ATGAGCGTGCATGAAGATCGTTATCAGCGCCGaacaaccaccacctcttACACACACACGCCTACCAATTTATCTCACGCCATGGAAAGACATCCCATTACCTGCCATATTCTCGACACAACCCGAGGCCGTCCTGCGGAAAACGTGCTGTGCCAGATCTACCGAATTGGCAACGTGTCTGGAGGACCCCAGCGGGCTACCTCTGAGACTGAGGCTCTGGGCAAGGCTCGAACCAACAAAGACGGGCGAGTGGCTCTGTGGACTCTCGAAAACTCTTTTCCCGAGTTCACCACTGCACCTCTTCCCGGATTGTACAAGATCCGTTTCGAGACTGAACAGTATTTTGTTACTGCTGCCAACGGAGATGTTGAGAAGACCAAATCCTTTTTCCCTTTTGTTGATGTGCATTTCACCATCCCCAGTCCCGCTGACGCTCACTACCACATCCCTCTGCTGATTTCCAACTACTCTTACTCTACTTACCGAGGTAGTTAG
- a CDS encoding uncharacterized protein (Compare to YALI0F22627g, weakly similar to uniprot|Q8LF53 Arabidopsis thaliana Hypothetical protein) encodes MHTGKLLRAAALVEIARRAHKNKSLTPAAIVAAVVTGIIHAVHPWSVCMVLLFAFYLPSSKFTKMKADFKSTLTETRGDHIVTEIQAAKDERFEKSDPRSRIKTKRKVTNAKEKVHETRTVAQVLCNSVFASILLILHYYFKIYKSPDGRQSKWDKSDWLMVGFIAHYAVVTADTFSSELGILSKYPPILITTFQPCPKGTNGGISPLGCMVALAGGLYIGIVTVLVVPLGKSWKIADALLFILFMGSVGLCGSLLDSLLGALFQKSVVNEGGKIVEMSGGRKVEQAADLKSVAGADILSNNGVNLTMAITASCVTMALWKMKFP; translated from the coding sequence ATGCACACTGGAAAACTGCTGAGAGCAGCTGCGCTGGTAGAAATTGCCCGGAGAGCccacaagaacaagtcGCTGACGCCGGCTGCAATTGTGGCCGCGGTTGTCACCGGAATCATCCACGCGGTCCACCCCTGGTCCGTGTGCATGGTGCTCTTGTTTGCTTTCTACCTGCCCTCGTCCAAGTTCACCAAGATGAAGGCCGACTTCAAGAGCACGCTCACGGAGACCCGTGGCGACCACATTGTCACTGAGATccaggccgccaaggaTGAGCGGTTCGAAAAGTCAGACCCCAGATCACGAATCAAGACCAAGCGAAAGGTGACCAACGCTAAGGAGAAGGTCCACGAGACCCGAACCGTCGCCCAGGTACTATGCAACTCTGTGTTCGCCTCCATTCTACTCATTCTGCACTACTACTTCAAAATTTACAAGTCCCCAGACGGCAGACAGTCCAAGTGGGACAAATCGGACTGGCTCATGGTCGGATTCATTGCTCATTACGCCGTGGTTACTGCAGACACCTTTTCGTCAGAGCTTGGAATTCTCTCCAAGTACCCTCCCATTCTTATTACCACCTTCCAACCGTGTCCCAAGGGCACCAATGGAGGTATCTCCCCCCTGGGATGCATGGTGGCTCTTGCTGGCGGTCTCTACATTGGCATTGTGACCGTGTTGGTGGTTCCCCTAGGAAAGTCGTGGAAGATCGCCGACGCCCTGTTGTTCATCTTGTTCATGGGCTCTGTAGGCCTCTGCGGATCACTGCTGGACTCCTTGCTAGGAGCTCTCTTCCAGAAGTCAGTAGTCAACGAGGGAGGAAAGATTGTGGAGATGAGCGGAGGACGAAAAGTGGAGCAGGCAGCTGATCTAAAGTCTGTTGCAGGAGCTGATATCCTCAGCAACAATGGCGTCAATCTTACCATGGCCATCACAGCTAGTTGTGTGACAATGGCTCTGTGGAAGATGAAATTCCCCTGA
- a CDS encoding uncharacterized protein (Compare to YALI0F22649g, some similarities with uniprot|Q9UTM0 Schizosaccharomyces pombe Hypothetical zinc-finger protein): protein MSEMSSSELSSDGYSSVPSIAHHMDSDDDVYNPKPQICHWVGCETQVANLDALVDHLNEVHFGARKSKYQCDWAGCSRQGMVQPSRFALVSHMRSHTGEKPFYCSVPECDRNFTRSDALAKHMRTVHETEQLRPSDPQFKTHHSGVIGNVDAVVEHLEPRSLHTLATTLENETRTMGRTNEVQKITDIVKDTIPVLRIMEYPEDGDLQTMPSETLKTLYQDLKRKEAWALQLQNDLQKELKIGNRKRRRLWLEKEGLLDKIMNFAPEGAVREAMISSSVKNEPLEASLELSSSKENKDPPAPVPVLEPNYSSSQSHVNGNGVSGETTKTEAADPAQS from the coding sequence ATGTCTGAGATGTCAAGCTCCGAACTGTCTTCGGACGGATACTCGTCCGTGCCGTCCATAGCCCACCACATGGACTCGGACGACGACGTATACAACCCCAAGCCCCAGATTTGTCACTGGGTGGGCTGTGAGACCCAGGTAGCCAATCTGGACGCTCTGGTCGATCATCTAAACGAGGTGCATTTTGGAGCCCGCAAGAGCAAGTACCAATGTGATTGGGCTGGCTGCTCGCGACAGGGTATGGTCCAGCCGTCGCGATTCGCGCTGGTATCACACATGCGAAGTCACACTGGAGAGAAGCCCTTCTACTGCTCTGTTCCCGAATGCGACAGAAATTTCACCCGAAGTGACGCTCTGGCCAAACACATGCGAACCGTGCACGAAACCGAGCAATTGCGACCAAGCGACCCGCAATTCAAGACCCATCACAGTGGAGTAATTGGCAATGTGGATGCGGTGGTGGAGCATTTGGAGCCTAGAAGTCTGCACACTCTTGCCACGACTCTGGAGAATGAAACCCGGACCATGGGACGAACCAACGAGGTGCAGAAGATCACGGACATCGTCAAGGACACCATACCAGTGCTCAGAATCATGGAGTACCCGGAAGATGGGGACTTACAGACGATGCCCTCAGAGACCCTGAAAACACTGTACCAGGACCTCAAACGCAAGGAGGCGTGGGCGCTGCAGCTGCAAAATGAcctgcagaaggagctcaagatcGGAAATAGAAAGAGACGGCGACTGTGGCTGGAAAAGGAGGGCTTGCTGGACAAAATCATGAACTTTGCACCCGAAGGAGCCGTGCGAGAGGCGATGATTTCTTCCTCGGTGAAGAACGAACCTCTAGAAGCATCACTTGAGCTAAGCTCATCGAAAGAAAACAAGGATCCGCCAGCACCGGTGCCTGTGCTTGAGCCCAACTACTCTTCTTCCCAGAGCCATGTCAATGGAAACGGCGTTTCTGGAGAAACCACCAAAACTGAAGCTGCTGATCCAGCTCAGAGTTAG
- a CDS encoding uncharacterized protein (Compare to YALI0F22671g, similar to uniprot|O94513 Schizosaccharomyces pombe Eukaryotic translation initiation factor 3 subunit 6 (eIF- 3 p48)) yields the protein MEYDLTQKTLPFLDRHLIYPLLQFLKGRGVYNDTELLQLEYDLLKDTNMTDYLVELSKELGQNDADLQAKKENVVKTLAELEEATKPVFEVLENPEVVSELKENKTQNQALLTSKYGLSVEQINLLYKFGQFQYNAGRYQAASDILYHFRALSTDPELVASATWGRFACEILTSQWDSVLEELGKLRDSVDSRSLDPQQQLHQRMWVIHWSLFPFFQNDTKGKDALCDLFFSSSYISTIQAACPWILRYLVVAVIAGGHPHTASVFQKRLKDLVRVVGQEEYEYQDPLTRFVKSLYIDYSFEDAQNQLADCEKVLKQDFFLADSADAFLESARKLMSQVYCRVHQRVDIAQLSQTLNLSQEQGEKWIANLIKDSRMDAKIDESDSTVILNHPSVSVYQQVIEKTKGLTFRSSQVLNQGVTI from the coding sequence ATGGAGTACGATCTGACACAGAAGACGCTGCCCTTTTTGGACCGACATCTCATCTACCCTCTGCTCCAGTTCCTCAAGGGCCGAGGTGTTTACAACGACACAGAGCTGCTCCAACTCGAGTATgacctgctcaaggacaccaACATGACCGACTatctggtggagctgaGCAAGGAGCTTGGCCAGAACGATGCCGATCTGCAGgcaaagaaggagaacgTTGTCAAGACcctggccgagctggaggaggccaccAAGCCCGTGTTTGAGGTGCTTGAGAACCCCGAGGTGGTttccgagctcaaggagaacaagaCCCAGAACCAGGCTCTGCTGACCTCAAAGTACGGTCTTTCTGTCGAGCAGATCAATCTGCTCTACAAGTTTGGACAGTTCCAGTACAACGCCGGCCGATACCAGGCTGCCTCCGACATTCTGTACCATTTCCGAGCTCTGTCCACCGACCCCGAGCTGGTTGCATCTGCCACTTGGGGCCGTTTCGCCTGCGAGATCCTCACCTCTCAATGGGACAGCGTTCTTGAGGAGCTTGGAAAGCTGCGAGACTCCGTTGACTCGCGATCTCTGGacccccagcagcagctgcaccAGCGAATGTGGGTCATCCACTGGTCTCTTTTCCCCTTCTTCCAGAACGACACCAAGGGTAAGGATGCTCTGTGCgacctcttcttctcctcttcctACATCTCCACTATTCAGGCCGCTTGTCCTTGGATTCTGCGGTACCTGGTGGTTGCTGTGATTGCCGGCGGCCATCCTCACACTGCTTCTGTCTTCCAGAAGCGACTCAAGGACCTCGTCCGAGTCGTTGGAcaggaggagtacgagtaccaggACCCCCTTACCCGATTCGTCAAGTCTCTGTACATTGACTACTCCTTTGAGGATGCCCAGAACCAGCTTGCTGACTGTGAGAAGGTGCTGAAGCAGGACTTCTTCCTCGCTGACTCCGCTGACGCCTTCCTCGAGTCTGCCCGAAAACTTATGTCCCAGGTCTACTGCCGAGTTCACCAGCGAGTTGACATTGCTCAGCTGTCTCAGACCCTCAACCTGTCCCAGGAGCAGGGCGAGAAGTGGATTGCCAACCTCATCAAGGACTCTCGAATGGACgccaagattgacgagaGCGACTCCACCGTCATCCTCAACCACCCTTCGGTGTCGGTCTACCAACAGGTCATCGAGAAGACTAAGGGGCTGACCTTCCGGTCTTCCCAGGTTCTCAACCAGGGAGTTACCATCTAG